In Microvenator marinus, one genomic interval encodes:
- a CDS encoding DNA-processing protein DprA — translation METINVWDWLLWKHKKWDGAADAEERARELGLCPDELEEELEKLPSDARIVSSDGPEYPDSLRDLTNPPRYIYVRGQIPPANALAFIGTRRATRWDEELIRGFVGELVARGHHVLSGGAFGVDIWSHQAALQAGSPTTIVVPGGLDHMSPKRHLPEFEAALEGGGGILSLQPLGTQPFKSLYAPRNALLAALSSGVVVLRSGETGGTMITVEIAKRIGRPVYALPGDPRDDTCRGCLKLVKTGAAQLIWEPAHLSAHEPSSTKGSLIDLLRTTESLHTAFEQSTLEWHQFEEQVFELEIRGQIKRLGDVVKVTT, via the coding sequence ATGGAAACGATCAACGTATGGGATTGGTTACTCTGGAAACACAAGAAGTGGGATGGCGCAGCGGACGCTGAAGAACGAGCGCGAGAGCTCGGGCTTTGCCCTGATGAGCTTGAAGAAGAACTCGAAAAGCTTCCTTCGGATGCGCGCATCGTCTCTTCGGATGGTCCGGAGTATCCAGATTCTCTAAGAGATCTCACGAACCCACCCCGATACATCTATGTTCGCGGGCAGATCCCTCCAGCCAACGCTCTCGCGTTCATTGGCACACGACGAGCCACGCGTTGGGACGAGGAGCTCATCCGGGGCTTTGTGGGCGAGCTCGTCGCTCGGGGCCACCACGTACTAAGCGGAGGGGCCTTTGGCGTGGACATCTGGTCTCATCAAGCGGCACTCCAAGCCGGCTCACCAACGACCATCGTGGTGCCGGGAGGGCTCGATCACATGAGTCCAAAGAGACATCTCCCAGAATTCGAGGCCGCCCTTGAAGGAGGAGGGGGCATTTTGAGTCTCCAGCCACTCGGCACCCAACCATTCAAAAGCTTGTATGCGCCAAGAAACGCGCTGCTCGCGGCACTTTCAAGCGGTGTAGTGGTTCTGCGCTCCGGCGAGACCGGCGGAACAATGATCACAGTCGAAATCGCCAAACGTATTGGACGCCCAGTCTATGCGCTCCCCGGCGACCCCCGCGACGATACGTGCCGCGGATGCCTCAAATTGGTTAAGACCGGGGCGGCGCAGCTCATCTGGGAGCCTGCGCACCTCAGTGCCCATGAACCAAGTAGTACCAAGGGTTCGTTGATTGACTTGCTCAGAACGACAGAGTCACTACACACGGCGTTCGAACAAAGTACTTTAGAATGGCACCAGTTCGAAGAGCAGGTGTTTGAGCTCGAAATTCGAGGCCAAATCAAACGACTGGGTGATGTCGTCAAAGTGACGACGTGA
- a CDS encoding adenylosuccinate synthase: MSSTIVIGAQWGDEGKGKIVDIFAEKADLVVRFQGGNNAGHTLVIGDQKTVLHHIPSGILRPEVQCILAGGVVVDPEVCLREIKALTEKGVLSREGQLVIGAECSVITSYHRTLDAAREGSLEGTKIGTTGRGIGPCYEDRVARRSIFVRDLLDRKGLEAKLTQNLHEKNVLLSHYGAQTFSVEELLDELLAFGEALRPYVADANALVRNALQDGKKVLFEGAQGTLLDVGLGTYPYVTSSHTVSASACVGAGIKPQALTSIFGITKAYCTRVGEGPFPTELHGDVGEELRKLGHEFGSTTGRPRRCGWLDLVGLKYAAEVNGLTSIAITKLDVLSGFDQLKVCTGYLDKNSRPISEPPLDARELEGVSPVYEELAGWSEDLTQCRTWADLPKSARDYIEFIEAKVGVPVDLISVGPDREATFWRHA, encoded by the coding sequence ATGAGTTCAACAATTGTGATCGGCGCCCAATGGGGTGATGAAGGAAAGGGTAAGATCGTTGATATCTTCGCAGAAAAGGCTGACCTCGTGGTCCGATTCCAGGGCGGCAACAATGCAGGCCACACTCTGGTCATCGGAGACCAAAAGACCGTCCTACATCACATCCCAAGCGGTATCTTGAGACCCGAAGTTCAATGCATTTTGGCAGGAGGTGTCGTCGTCGATCCCGAAGTTTGCCTGCGTGAGATAAAGGCCCTGACCGAAAAAGGGGTCTTGAGTCGCGAAGGACAACTCGTCATCGGGGCGGAGTGCTCCGTTATCACGTCCTACCATCGCACCTTAGATGCCGCTCGCGAGGGTAGCCTGGAAGGCACCAAGATCGGTACGACGGGACGAGGAATCGGACCGTGTTATGAGGACCGAGTCGCGCGTCGCTCAATCTTTGTGCGCGATCTTCTCGACCGCAAAGGACTTGAGGCGAAACTCACCCAAAACCTTCACGAAAAGAACGTTCTGCTGTCCCATTACGGAGCACAAACGTTTTCAGTTGAGGAGCTTTTGGACGAGCTTCTTGCGTTTGGTGAAGCACTTAGACCCTACGTTGCCGATGCCAACGCGTTGGTCCGAAACGCCCTTCAAGATGGCAAAAAAGTTCTTTTTGAAGGCGCGCAGGGAACGCTCCTCGATGTCGGGCTCGGCACCTATCCGTACGTGACGAGCTCTCATACCGTCTCAGCCTCGGCCTGCGTGGGCGCGGGCATAAAGCCGCAGGCACTCACATCCATCTTTGGGATCACCAAGGCGTACTGCACGCGTGTGGGCGAGGGGCCATTCCCCACCGAGCTGCATGGGGATGTCGGAGAAGAATTGCGGAAGCTCGGCCACGAATTCGGAAGTACCACCGGACGACCTCGTCGCTGCGGGTGGCTCGACCTTGTGGGCCTCAAGTACGCAGCTGAGGTCAATGGTCTCACGTCCATCGCGATTACCAAGCTGGACGTGCTGAGCGGATTCGACCAACTCAAAGTCTGCACAGGTTACCTCGACAAGAACTCCCGGCCGATTTCGGAGCCTCCGCTCGACGCGAGAGAGCTAGAAGGGGTTTCTCCCGTCTACGAGGAGCTTGCTGGCTGGTCCGAGGACCTTACTCAATGCCGCACATGGGCGGACTTGCCAAAATCAGCACGGGATTACATTGAGTTTATAGAGGCCAAGGTGGGCGTTCCTGTAGACTTGATTTCTGTAGGCCCCGACCGTGAAGCCACGTTTTGGAGACACGCATGA
- a CDS encoding pyridoxal-phosphate-dependent aminotransferase family protein encodes MLKHHLITPGPTPVDPDVLLAMARPMIHHRGAAFKEIFQGVRDGLRWLFQTQSDVLTLSCTGTGAFEAAIINFTRREDTLVAIGGGKFGERWGEIAQAYGMNVIAMNVEWGQHATPEALAKVLEANPDVSMVTLCASETSTGVYHPVKELLEVVREKTNALIAVDAITALGVHELPMDEWGIDIVVAGSQKAFSLPPGLGFVAVSERAWERADEADHPRYYLDLRKEKKAQSKNQTAFTAAVSLVIGLEVVLGKMRAEGLENMIARHAMLAKATREGVVALGLETFASRPANSVTTVQVPGLDPSVLVSKMKADGVFMAGGQDHLKDSTFRIGHLGFYDESDILTALCALERALQSVGHDFIPGSGVSAAQKVFLENP; translated from the coding sequence ATGCTCAAACACCACTTAATTACACCCGGCCCAACACCCGTCGATCCAGACGTACTACTCGCCATGGCGCGCCCGATGATTCATCATCGTGGCGCTGCCTTCAAAGAGATTTTTCAGGGCGTACGCGACGGGCTTCGGTGGCTATTTCAAACTCAATCCGATGTTTTGACGCTCTCTTGCACCGGCACCGGCGCATTCGAAGCGGCCATCATCAACTTCACTCGTCGAGAAGACACATTGGTGGCCATCGGAGGTGGGAAATTCGGCGAGCGGTGGGGCGAAATCGCTCAAGCTTATGGCATGAATGTCATCGCGATGAACGTGGAATGGGGCCAACACGCAACACCAGAGGCTCTTGCAAAGGTTCTGGAGGCGAACCCAGACGTCTCCATGGTTACACTCTGCGCGAGCGAAACATCTACCGGCGTTTATCACCCTGTGAAAGAACTCCTGGAGGTCGTTCGCGAAAAGACCAACGCCCTCATTGCTGTGGACGCCATCACAGCGCTCGGTGTGCACGAACTTCCCATGGATGAATGGGGCATCGACATCGTGGTCGCAGGCTCGCAGAAGGCCTTTAGCCTTCCGCCTGGTCTCGGATTTGTCGCCGTGTCTGAGAGGGCGTGGGAGCGCGCTGATGAGGCCGATCATCCCAGATACTATCTCGATCTTCGAAAGGAAAAGAAGGCTCAGTCAAAGAACCAAACCGCGTTTACAGCCGCGGTCTCCCTGGTGATTGGCTTAGAAGTAGTGTTGGGGAAGATGAGAGCCGAAGGGCTCGAAAACATGATTGCAAGGCACGCCATGCTCGCCAAAGCCACGCGCGAAGGGGTCGTTGCATTGGGCCTTGAAACTTTTGCGTCGCGGCCTGCGAATTCAGTGACCACCGTGCAAGTCCCGGGGCTCGACCCAAGTGTGTTGGTATCAAAAATGAAAGCCGACGGCGTGTTTATGGCGGGTGGACAGGACCATCTAAAGGACTCTACGTTCCGTATTGGTCACCTCGGCTTCTACGACGAATCCGATATTCTTACCGCACTTTGCGCACTCGAAAGGGCGCTTCAAAGTGTCGGCCATGATTTCATTCCGGGCAGTGGCGTGAGCGCCGCCCAAAAAGTATTTTTGGAAAATCCATGA
- a CDS encoding Stp1/IreP family PP2C-type Ser/Thr phosphatase, protein MKLVCAGMTDVGTTREHNEDDFYLSEGEEALCVVADGMGGHRSGEVASAMAIKAIVEFYRETTVDGKGDARLNDGEDERSLDEYRLVKAIRQANKAVFQAASESELYRGMGTTVVSSYFIEGGVYFAHIGDSRAYRYRNGKLEQQTEDHSLANEYVRMGILKADDVEHFPYKNVITRACGLTDEVEVDVVFREVEPGDLYLLCSDGLTDMITDSALQEMLKDHSDLEKLAKILVDQANENGGADNITLILAKVEE, encoded by the coding sequence ATGAAGCTTGTTTGCGCTGGAATGACCGACGTGGGTACGACCCGCGAGCACAATGAAGACGATTTCTACCTCTCGGAAGGGGAAGAAGCACTCTGTGTGGTTGCTGATGGGATGGGAGGGCATAGGTCGGGCGAAGTCGCCAGTGCTATGGCTATCAAGGCCATCGTCGAGTTTTACCGTGAGACGACGGTAGACGGTAAAGGAGATGCCCGCCTCAATGACGGCGAGGATGAACGCTCACTGGACGAGTATCGTCTGGTTAAGGCGATTCGGCAGGCCAATAAGGCCGTCTTCCAAGCCGCCTCAGAAAGCGAGTTGTATCGCGGAATGGGAACTACGGTAGTAAGCAGCTATTTCATCGAGGGTGGCGTCTATTTCGCCCATATCGGCGATTCTCGAGCCTATCGCTATAGAAACGGTAAACTCGAGCAACAGACCGAAGATCACTCCCTTGCGAACGAATACGTGCGCATGGGAATTCTGAAAGCCGATGACGTCGAGCATTTCCCTTATAAAAACGTGATTACCCGAGCGTGTGGCCTCACTGATGAAGTGGAGGTCGACGTTGTTTTCAGAGAAGTCGAGCCTGGTGATCTCTATCTACTTTGCTCAGACGGGCTCACAGATATGATCACAGACTCGGCTCTTCAAGAAATGCTCAAAGATCATTCCGACCTTGAGAAACTCGCCAAAATACTGGTGGATCAGGCCAATGAGAACGGTGGTGCGGATAATATCACCTTGATTCTCGCCAAGGTCGAAGAATAA